The following proteins are co-located in the Stigmatella aurantiaca genome:
- a CDS encoding Ig-like domain-containing protein — translation MSRRLLSLVALTVLSGSLGFGCGGEDDPAPTPPAENKSPTLTGPTAQSSQVSSGVAVTLSVTASDPEGDTLTHAWEQTSPASPAGTFSSTTAANPTWTAPTVTASTAFTLRVTVSDGNGGSVQGTVTITVAPVVAENLPPEVAATITAPSALKAGATGTLSITATDPEGDPLTYTWAQKAPSTQGTFVGGTTGTSAQWFSPQVGTETSFTLEVSVSDGKAAPVVRTVTVPVTVPAYSDVQSVWSTNGLCTGCHGTAGGLSLAQGSSYAALVNVNNNNAACNTLKRVLPSDPDNSALVRKLEGTTCGNRMPRGANAAHFDNNPGQLILIRSWILGGALNN, via the coding sequence ATGTCTCGTCGCCTGTTGTCGCTTGTCGCATTGACCGTGCTGTCTGGCTCCCTGGGTTTCGGCTGCGGTGGAGAAGACGATCCCGCCCCTACCCCTCCTGCTGAGAACAAGAGCCCCACCCTCACCGGCCCTACCGCCCAGTCCTCCCAGGTCTCCTCCGGCGTGGCCGTGACGCTGTCGGTGACGGCCTCAGATCCAGAGGGGGACACGCTCACCCATGCCTGGGAGCAGACGTCGCCCGCCTCTCCGGCCGGCACCTTCAGCAGCACCACCGCAGCCAACCCCACCTGGACGGCACCCACCGTGACCGCCAGCACCGCCTTCACCCTGCGCGTCACCGTCTCGGATGGCAACGGCGGCAGCGTGCAGGGCACCGTCACCATCACCGTTGCTCCCGTGGTTGCGGAGAACCTGCCCCCCGAGGTGGCCGCCACCATCACCGCGCCCTCGGCGCTGAAGGCGGGCGCGACGGGGACCCTCTCCATCACCGCGACCGACCCGGAGGGTGACCCGCTCACCTATACCTGGGCGCAGAAGGCTCCCTCCACGCAGGGCACCTTCGTGGGCGGCACCACGGGCACGAGCGCGCAGTGGTTCTCTCCGCAGGTGGGCACGGAGACGTCCTTCACCCTCGAGGTGTCCGTCTCCGACGGCAAGGCCGCGCCCGTGGTCCGCACCGTGACCGTGCCTGTGACGGTGCCGGCCTACAGCGACGTGCAGAGCGTGTGGAGCACCAATGGCCTCTGCACCGGCTGCCATGGGACCGCCGGTGGACTGAGCCTCGCGCAGGGCAGCAGCTACGCCGCCCTGGTCAATGTCAACAACAACAACGCCGCCTGCAACACGCTCAAGCGGGTGCTGCCCAGTGATCCGGACAACTCGGCGCTGGTGCGCAAGCTGGAGGGCACCACCTGCGGCAACCGCATGCCGCGCGGTGCCAACGCGGCCCACTTCGATAACAACCCGGGCCAGCTGATCCTCATCCGCTCGTGGATTCTCGGCGGCGCGCTCAACAACTGA
- a CDS encoding family 43 glycosylhydrolase produces the protein MKTQPSNYRPIHPEDVDQGDPYPLAVLEGVEAEYRYYVYVTSDQVSPKAFPVYASNDLVAWRSLGASLVTDPAPRAYWAPCVHYVRGLTRPFVMLYSRSVGAGDEAHVGHTLRRADSERPEGPFIDSGQVLTPDTDFAIDPDLYRAPDGSLRLAYATDFVADAPLGTGIVEVGVSEDLTRVLTPPALLARATDDWHLYDAQRRMPWKQIPGVDWSTDTVVWNTVEAPVGGLVNPRGQRVYLYSGGCFFGFYGVGALVEEAPGRLVNVTRGGQHFVLRPEPARGLHGPGHCAWLRGHDGRDYLFAHARFGSPSAVRNAMIVELRWDEEGLPYCPPFQGLR, from the coding sequence GTGAAGACCCAACCGAGCAACTACCGGCCGATCCATCCTGAAGACGTCGACCAAGGCGACCCGTACCCACTCGCCGTGCTGGAGGGAGTCGAAGCGGAGTACCGCTACTACGTGTACGTCACGAGTGACCAGGTTTCTCCGAAAGCCTTCCCGGTCTACGCCTCGAACGACCTGGTGGCGTGGCGGTCACTCGGGGCGAGCCTGGTGACGGACCCTGCTCCGAGGGCCTATTGGGCGCCGTGCGTGCACTACGTGCGCGGCCTCACGCGCCCGTTCGTCATGCTCTACTCGCGGTCGGTGGGGGCAGGGGACGAGGCGCATGTGGGCCACACGCTCCGGCGCGCCGACAGCGAGCGCCCGGAAGGCCCGTTCATCGACTCCGGGCAAGTGCTCACGCCGGACACGGACTTCGCCATCGATCCGGACCTCTACCGGGCTCCCGATGGGTCGCTCCGCCTTGCCTATGCCACTGACTTCGTCGCCGACGCTCCGCTCGGTACGGGGATCGTCGAAGTGGGCGTCAGCGAAGACCTGACCCGTGTGCTGACACCTCCCGCCTTGCTCGCGCGGGCGACCGATGACTGGCACCTCTACGACGCCCAGCGGCGCATGCCCTGGAAGCAGATCCCGGGCGTGGACTGGAGCACGGATACCGTCGTGTGGAACACGGTGGAGGCGCCCGTCGGAGGGTTGGTCAACCCACGTGGGCAGCGCGTGTACCTGTACAGCGGAGGCTGTTTCTTCGGGTTCTACGGCGTGGGCGCGCTCGTCGAGGAGGCGCCGGGCAGGCTCGTCAACGTGACGCGGGGCGGGCAGCACTTTGTCCTCCGTCCCGAGCCAGCGCGCGGCCTTCATGGGCCCGGCCACTGCGCATGGCTGCGGGGGCATGACGGAAGGGACTACCTGTTCGCCCATGCGCGCTTCGGCTCGCCGTCAGCGGTCCGTAACGCGATGATCGTCGAGCTGCGCTGGGACGAGGAGGGGTTGCCGTACTGCCCGCCGTTCCAGGGGCTGCGCTGA
- a CDS encoding winged helix-turn-helix domain-containing protein has protein sequence MPKTIPPAVMVPAEQARAFLLNQHALAAPVHPPGAEGVRALLRQLRHIQLDPLDVIGTNADLVALARIDGLVRGDVYRHLYPGHAFEHWAKERCLLPAEAFAHYRERSLEAPWWRHVARVQRLPAPVLRAVLEEVEAHGPLTAAELTDHGAVEPLDWSGWKGTAKASSMALEVLWTRCDIVVCGRSAGGKRYDVPRRALPDVARSSPGYTSEEGFFRWALTERVEAAGLLSRAAGAHWSMLSPVRVSSLPDTLVAEGLLEEVVLPGASRRYLAPAGFRARPVTAPDARMRILGPLDPLLWDRALVKQLFGFEYVWEVYKPEAQRRWGWYVCPLLHRGQLVGRLEARVKEGVLHVEKLWREKGVKLDDAALDEALARHAQACGARKVRRPRARVG, from the coding sequence GTGCCGAAGACGATTCCTCCCGCCGTGATGGTGCCCGCCGAGCAGGCGCGGGCGTTTCTCCTCAACCAGCACGCCCTCGCCGCGCCCGTGCATCCCCCGGGCGCCGAGGGCGTTCGCGCGCTCTTGCGCCAGCTGCGCCATATCCAGCTCGATCCCCTCGATGTCATCGGCACCAACGCGGACCTGGTGGCGCTCGCGCGGATCGATGGCCTCGTGCGAGGCGACGTGTACCGTCACCTCTATCCCGGGCATGCCTTCGAGCATTGGGCCAAGGAGCGCTGCTTGCTGCCCGCCGAGGCCTTTGCCCACTACCGCGAGCGCTCCCTGGAGGCACCGTGGTGGCGCCATGTCGCGCGGGTGCAGCGGCTGCCCGCCCCGGTGCTGCGGGCCGTCCTGGAGGAAGTGGAGGCCCATGGCCCCCTGACGGCCGCGGAGCTGACCGACCACGGCGCGGTGGAGCCCCTCGACTGGAGCGGATGGAAGGGCACCGCGAAGGCCTCCTCCATGGCCCTGGAGGTGTTGTGGACGCGCTGTGACATCGTCGTGTGCGGACGGAGTGCCGGGGGCAAGCGGTATGACGTGCCGCGCCGGGCCCTGCCGGACGTGGCCCGGTCCTCCCCGGGGTACACCTCCGAGGAAGGCTTCTTTCGGTGGGCGCTCACGGAGCGCGTGGAAGCCGCGGGGCTGTTGTCACGAGCGGCAGGGGCGCACTGGTCCATGCTGTCCCCGGTGCGTGTCTCCTCGCTCCCGGACACGCTGGTGGCAGAAGGCTTGCTGGAGGAGGTGGTATTGCCGGGTGCTTCCCGGCGCTACCTGGCGCCAGCGGGGTTCCGGGCCCGGCCCGTGACGGCGCCGGACGCGCGGATGCGGATCCTCGGCCCGCTGGATCCCCTGCTGTGGGACCGCGCGCTCGTGAAGCAGCTCTTCGGCTTCGAGTACGTCTGGGAGGTGTACAAGCCGGAGGCGCAGCGCCGCTGGGGTTGGTACGTGTGCCCCTTGCTGCACCGGGGACAACTGGTGGGCCGGTTGGAGGCGCGCGTGAAGGAAGGCGTCCTGCACGTGGAGAAGCTGTGGCGGGAAAAGGGCGTGAAGCTGGATGACGCGGCGCTCGACGAAGCCCTGGCACGGCATGCCCAGGCCTGCGGCGCGCGGAAGGTGCGCAGGCCTCGCGCCCGGGTGGGGTGA